CAGCCTTGCTCGCTTGACTTCGTTTCAGGTGACAAGCGTGAGGATGGTGTCATCCCGATCGATCATGATTGAACCGCTCATCATCGAATCGCCCAGAGTTAGGCTCGCACAAGAACCGATGGAGATTGTGGAGCGGAAGGGGCTAGGGCATCCCGATACCATTTGCGACGCCGTGATGGAATCCGTGGCCGTCGAGCTAGCGCAGGCCTCTCTCAAGCGGTGCGGTCGCGTCCTTCATTTTAATGCCGATAAGGGGATGCTGGTGGCCGGCCAGCGCCGAGGCCGCACCGGGGAAGAATCCCGTGGCCCATGTCGGGAAGATGTATACCGTCCTGGCCCAGGTGTTGGCGGAGGACATCCATAAGAAAGTGCGCGGGCTGCTGGATGTGACCGTATGGATGACAAGCCAGATCGGCCATCCGATTTTCTTGCCGCAATCCGTAGTCGTCGAGGTCATTCCGGCAAGCGGGACGACGCTCGCGGCCGTGCGCCCGCAAATTCAGCGCGAAGTCCAGCGGGCTTTCAGGACCATGACATCCTTCTGCAAGGCATTGACGCGGGGTGTCAACCCGGTCTACTGAGAGAAGGAAGGAATCCGACGGCACAGGCATGACATTGAGACATGGGAACGCCACGCATCAGTCTTACGAAGTCGGTTCGTCTACTACCGTTCGTTCGCGCAATTTCTTGATCAATTCCTGATAGGAAGTCTCACGAATGATCTTCTGGAACTGACTCCGATAATTCTTTACCAGACTTATTCCGTCTACGACGAGGTCGTAGGCATGCCACCGGCCTTCATTCATGAGGAGACGGTAGTCGACGGGAACGGTTGTCTTGTCAGAAACGAGCTCCGTTCTGACTTCCGCATAGGTTCCTTCGATCCGTTCCGATAGATATTCCACTTGCTCTCCGCTATAGCCTTCGATCCGCTCGGCGTACCGGTCGATCAGAAAACCTTTGAAGGCCTCGACAAACTCCGCACGCTCGGCCGTGGTGAGAGGTTTCCACTCGACGGCGAGCGCGCGTCTTGACATTTCCGCATAGTCGAATCTGCTGGCGATAGCCTCCGCCAGCATGTGGCGACGCGGTATGAGTTTGGCCGGGTCCTTCAGTGCCGGGTCTTCGAGGATTCGGATGACCTGGGTGATCGTCCCACGAACAGCTTCGGTGGGTGATTCAGATCTGGGTGCCGCCGCAAGGACGACGGGCCAGACGAGAACAAGCTGCACTACAGTATGAAGGACGAAGCCCCACACAACTGCGCGCACCCTCTCTCGGATTACCTCTCGTTGTGGCCACTCGCCAAGCACACAACCTCTCCACTCATCCCTTCGTCTGTCGATATCGCCACGGCACCGTCGAAGTGTCTCCTGATCAGGCGGTGACGCGAGGCGATAAACTTTCGGCTCGTCGTTAATCCATGACGAACGTGACCTTCAGATCGACGCGATACAAGGTGACCTTGTTGTTTTCGACCACGACATGTTGCTCTGCCACCCACGCCGACTTGATCCCGTGGAGGGTCTTGGATGCTCGGGCGATTCCTTGGGCGATGGCATCCTCAAAACTCGTGGGCGAATCGGAGCTGATCTCGATGATTTTGGCAACGGACATAAGATTCCTCCCTTCTCGTCATGCGCATAAGCGCTCATGATAGTTCCTCAACCGATATCTGACTAGACATTCAGCAAGGGCGAGGCCAGTTTCGTTCAGGAGGAAGCTTGATCTTTATGCCATATCTCGGAGGGTTAGACGGGAGGGGAGAAATGACGGACTCAAGGATTGGGGAACTCTGCTACAAGGAGCGACGATGACCTGTAGCAAGAGGGTACAGGTCGCAAGCTGGCATGCCTATCGAGACCGCTCCGGAGAAGAATAACCGGAACCTTCTCCTTCTTTGTCACAGGCCACGTTCCACAGCGCCTCGTTGATGCTGCCTGACTCGATGGGAAGTCCGGAATCTTGGGCAACCGCGACCGAATGCTGCACACCGGTGCCCATGTGCTGAGAGTGCTCAGAGGACGCCAACAGCTGAACACGTTGATTGATGCAGTCAAATTCTTTGTGCGACTTCGTCGAGAAAAACCGGTGGGGACCCATCATGAACCGCCCAAACGGCGCGTTCCCTTGCATTACCTTATAGTCGGTTAACTGCCACAGTGTGACAAGCGCTCCGTCTCGACGAATCGTCGTTGGATCGAAATACACCATGTTCCGTGCCGGGGATTGGTAGGCGCTGTCAACGGCCACCCAGGCTTCTCCAGGAGGCATCACGCCATAACCCAGGGGTTGACGGAGCTGGTAACCAGAGTCTCCGCACGAGGTGAGCGCGAGCAGAATAACGAGAAGAAGGCCGGGAGCGAAAATCTGAGGCATGCACATCTCGCGGATACAACATCGTAACAAAGGCCCGATGGAACGGACAAGCTGAGCTAGGAAGGGGGTGCCATCGTCTCTCGTCATCGAAACGATTAGTCACAGGCATGTGCTTCTGCTTCTCACAGCTTTCCTCATACTCATTCATGATTAGGAAAGGACCCTGTCCACTGTTGCATCTTGCCCCATCGAACCCTACTTCCCTGTAGACGCCTACCCCAACTATTCGATGCCCGTGCTTCGAATCTCCATACACCAATTATGGGAATCCGTGAACGAATCGTCTATGAACGTTGTGGCATCGGGATTGCTCAGTTTATGTTCAGGCAAGAACTGCGCTCATTGTCCTCCGGAAGAGGAGTATCACCATGAAAGTCACCCTCAGCATCATCAAAGCTGATATCGGTTCTATCGGCGGCCATATCTGTCCCTCGCGACAAGTGCTGGAAAGCGTTCGGAATCATATCGCCAAACACGGCTCCGCTCTGTTGATCGACCACTATGTCAGTAGTACTGGTGATGATATCGCGATCTTGATGAGCCACAAACATGGCGCAGGACATGAAGCCGTCCATAAACTGGCGTGGGACGCGTTTCTCGCCGGGACAGCAGTGGCCAAACAGCAGGGGCTGTACGGGGCCGGTCAGGATTTGTTGAAAGACGCCTTTTCGGGCAATGTGCGCGGGATGGGACCGGCCGTGGCGGAGATGGAATTCAACGAGCGGCCGAATGAGCCTTTTCTGTTCTTCGCGGCCGACAAAACAGATCCCGGGGCCTTTAATCTCCCGCTCTATCTGGCCTTCGCCGACCCCATGAACACACCGGGTTTAATACTGGCGCCCAACATGGCGCAAGGCTTTCGCTTCGTCATCATGGACGTGAATCATACGGAAGGTGACAAGCTCATCGAGCTCGATGCCCCGAAAGAATTGTACAAGATTGCCGCGCTGTTGCGGGACACCGAACGGTATGTCGTGGAATCGATTTGGTCCGTTGCCAGCGGCGACCAAGCGGTGGTGGCATCCACCTCACGGTTGCATAACATTGCCGGGAAGTATACCGGCAAGGACGACCCGGTGATGCTAGTGCGGGTTCAGAAGGATTTCCCGGCGACGGGCGAGGTCTTAGCGCCCTATGCCGTCGGTCCGTATGTGGCAGGTGGTATGCGTGGCTCTCACCAGATGCCCTTGATGCCGGTCCCGCTTCAGTCGGGTATCAGCTACTTCGATGGCCCTCCGGTGATCACCTGTGCCGCCTTCGCCATGCACGAAGGCCGGTTCACCGAACCAGCGGACGCGTTCGCCCATCCGTTCTGGAACCGGGTACGGGACACCGTGTCTGAGAAAGCCATCGGCATGCGACGCCAAGGTTTCTTTGGTGCTGCGATGCTGCCCATGGCGGAACTGGAGTATACCGGCATCATGGAAAATCTGAAGGCATTGGAACCACGATTCCGTGTGCGAACGGATTCGTGATCAGACACGACTGACATTTTCTGCGTCGCCAGCAAGATCATGGCGTTGAGTGAGACGACTTGTCAGCGAAGAATTCCGCTCACGATCATCTCCACCGCTTGCTCCGGCGTGAGCCCACGCGCCATCAACGTTTCCAATTCTTTCTTGTTCACACTCCCGATGGCTGCTTCGTGGGTGACCTTGGCTTCCGGGTGAAACACTCGCACGATGGGGATCGCGCTGGCCTGTGCCCGGCCCTGCACGACTTCCATGCAATCCACGTGACCGCGGGCTCCTTGTGCATGGGCTTCAGTGATGCCGGTGATTTCCGCACGGGCTTCGTCTTCGAGCACCACGCGTGTCTTGATCAGACCCCGTGAGCGTTCCCCTCGAAGTATGACGGCTTCCTTGAGCATGATCTGATCGGTCCTGTGCGCAAAAATCTTTGCGGTGAGTTCGGCGATCCCGTCTTCTTCCACTTCGACAAGATAATCGATGTCGAGACTACCCACTGAACCAGAGAGCAATGAGAAGTCAGAAAAATACCGCGCCCCTTTCCCGATCTTCACCGTCGCGTGGGGAATGACCAGCATGCCGCCGTGAGGGCCGTGATAGTGGCCTTCGGTGTACGTGAGCGACGCGCCTGGGCCGACGGCAATCGTGGCCTGCATGCGATGCTCTGCAGCGGTGGCGACAGGGAAAAGGCAATGGGAGAGCACGTGCGCCGTCGCCCTCTCTTCCACGAAGACGTCGATCTGAATGCGTTGACGGCCCGTCGGATGGGCCAGGCCGAAACACATGTGGATGGGCTGCGCGATGGTCACGCCTGCTTGAATGGTCATTTTCCCGACGAGCGCGTCTGGAGTTTCTTCCACATCCAGTTGGAGACCTGGTACAGACCGTCGGCTCAGGATGCGATGGCCGTGTCCGATGACATGCGCGATGCTCGTATCATCGAGAATCGAGGGCTCAGCTCCGACCATCGGGAGGGTGCGTCTCAGGTCCTCAAGGTCGGACATAGTTACATACCTCCCCGTCGCAACGAACGCAGGTTCGTCCGCGGAAATGATCGACAGCTTTCCGTGGACTGCCGGAGAAGATGATGCGTCCGGCGCAGAGCTGCGAGGCTCGGTCGGCAATGAGTGCAACCTCTTCCTGGTGGGTGATCACGAGGACCGATCCCCCCGCTGCCTTCAGTGCGTGAATGATGTCGATGATGTGGTTAATCGAGAGCATGTCGATGCCGGCGGTGGGCTCATCAAGGATGGCCAGCGTCGGCTTCATCGACAGGACGGAGGCGAGCTCCACTCGATGACGCTCGCCTCCACTGAGGGCTTTATCAACTCGCCGATTCAGGTAGCGATCGGGGTCCAGGCCGACTTGGAGCAGCGCCGGTTCTGGATCGAGCGAGGCACGGCCTAAGGTCAGGTACTCGCGGACTGTGATGCCTTCGAACCGAGCGGGCTCTTGCCAGGCGAGGGTCACGCCCAACTTCGCCCGTTCATACATCTTAAGTGAGAGAAGGTCTGCGCCTTTGAACATCGCGGTTCCCGCCGTCGGCACATACCCGTCGCAACCCATGAGGAGATAGGCAAGGGTGGTCTTGCCGGATCCGTTCGCTCCAAGGAGAGCATGGATTTCTCCCGGGTCGATGGTAAGACCGAGTCGATCGAGAATCCTCTGATCGCCCGCGGTGAAGGTCAGATTGCGAATGTCCAAGAGAGGAAGAGTCATAGTCTACACCACGCCTCTTAATTTCTTGT
The sequence above is drawn from the Nitrospira sp. genome and encodes:
- a CDS encoding dodecin domain-containing protein gives rise to the protein MSVAKIIEISSDSPTSFEDAIAQGIARASKTLHGIKSAWVAEQHVVVENNKVTLYRVDLKVTFVMD
- a CDS encoding ABC transporter substrate-binding protein encodes the protein MRAVVWGFVLHTVVQLVLVWPVVLAAAPRSESPTEAVRGTITQVIRILEDPALKDPAKLIPRRHMLAEAIASRFDYAEMSRRALAVEWKPLTTAERAEFVEAFKGFLIDRYAERIEGYSGEQVEYLSERIEGTYAEVRTELVSDKTTVPVDYRLLMNEGRWHAYDLVVDGISLVKNYRSQFQKIIRETSYQELIKKLRERTVVDEPTS
- a CDS encoding fructose 1,6-bisphosphatase, which produces MKVTLSIIKADIGSIGGHICPSRQVLESVRNHIAKHGSALLIDHYVSSTGDDIAILMSHKHGAGHEAVHKLAWDAFLAGTAVAKQQGLYGAGQDLLKDAFSGNVRGMGPAVAEMEFNERPNEPFLFFAADKTDPGAFNLPLYLAFADPMNTPGLILAPNMAQGFRFVIMDVNHTEGDKLIELDAPKELYKIAALLRDTERYVVESIWSVASGDQAVVASTSRLHNIAGKYTGKDDPVMLVRVQKDFPATGEVLAPYAVGPYVAGGMRGSHQMPLMPVPLQSGISYFDGPPVITCAAFAMHEGRFTEPADAFAHPFWNRVRDTVSEKAIGMRRQGFFGAAMLPMAELEYTGIMENLKALEPRFRVRTDS
- a CDS encoding ATP-binding cassette domain-containing protein, which encodes MTLPLLDIRNLTFTAGDQRILDRLGLTIDPGEIHALLGANGSGKTTLAYLLMGCDGYVPTAGTAMFKGADLLSLKMYERAKLGVTLAWQEPARFEGITVREYLTLGRASLDPEPALLQVGLDPDRYLNRRVDKALSGGERHRVELASVLSMKPTLAILDEPTAGIDMLSINHIIDIIHALKAAGGSVLVITHQEEVALIADRASQLCAGRIIFSGSPRKAVDHFRGRTCVRCDGEVCNYVRP
- a CDS encoding SufD family Fe-S cluster assembly protein, translating into MSDLEDLRRTLPMVGAEPSILDDTSIAHVIGHGHRILSRRSVPGLQLDVEETPDALVGKMTIQAGVTIAQPIHMCFGLAHPTGRQRIQIDVFVEERATAHVLSHCLFPVATAAEHRMQATIAVGPGASLTYTEGHYHGPHGGMLVIPHATVKIGKGARYFSDFSLLSGSVGSLDIDYLVEVEEDGIAELTAKIFAHRTDQIMLKEAVILRGERSRGLIKTRVVLEDEARAEITGITEAHAQGARGHVDCMEVVQGRAQASAIPIVRVFHPEAKVTHEAAIGSVNKKELETLMARGLTPEQAVEMIVSGILR